A stretch of DNA from Desmospora activa DSM 45169:
AGCGACAGGAAGGTTTAAGATAAAGGCTCGCTACTCTCGTTATTGTTCCACCCTCAGTCGAAACATGTACACCACCTGCCCGCTGTTCCCCTGATTATTCCACGTTGCATGGATTTGAATAAAGTATGTCCCTTCTTCCTCTGGTCCAGCCAATTCCAAAATCTTTGCTTCAGTAGCCGTTCGGATACGCATCTTTTCCGGTCCAGACTGGAGAAAGATGATATCATAGGGAGCCGGATCGGAAAAGGAGATCCGAATATCACTTCCAGGCCGCGTTTCAATAAGAGGGGCTTTTTCGGGATCATGCCACATGCCATTTTCTGTACACGGCTCATTCCAACATTGAACATCGGTCTTCAATGGGGCTTTGCGAATTTCATCATTTACAATTCGGACAACAGGTGGTGAAGCCGGTTTTTGCTCTTTTTCTGCAACTTGATCCGATGTTAGGTTCGTTTCAAACGTGCATCCCACCAGTAAAGCAGGAACCAGTAGGGAAATGATACGACAAACCATTTTTATCGTCCTCCGCTTATCGGGTTCTTACCATCTGATCGATTAGAACGTGGCCCGTTTTGAATCCTGTCCAAACACTGAAAATCGCTGTTCCTGTAATAATAACTCCTGGGCTTTGAGTTGACAAAGACTGGATCGATGCAGTGTATTCATCACCCGACTCCATCCACGTTTCCCACCGGTTCCCTTAATGGAAAACGAGCCTTGTCTCACCATCTCCCCTTTTCCAGCCCTTGCGACTCTGCTATACTTGTCAGGATGGATTTTTGATGAGAAAGGTAGACCGCCGTTGACGTACAATCAGTTTGAAACTCCTTTATTTACCCACTTACAACGACATGCTCAAAAGAATCCCACTCCTTTTCATATTCCGGGACATAAAAAAGGAAAAGGGATGGATCCTGAATTTCGCCGCTTTATCGGTGAACGGGCTCTGTCCATCGATTTGATCAATATTGAACCGTTGGATGATCTTCACCACCCTGACGGAGTGATCCGTGAAGCACAGGAACTGGCGGCACAAGCTTTCGGGGCTGACCACACTTTTTTCTCTGTGCAGGGAACCAGTGGCGCCATCATGACTATGGTTTTGTCTGTCTGCCATCCCGGGGATAAAATTATCGTTCCCCGTAATGTTCATAAATCGGTATTATCCGCCATCATCCTGGCGGGAGGGCATCCTGTTTTCGTCCATCCGGAAATGGATGAAAGGCTGGGGATCGCCCACGGTGTCACACGACCAGAGGTGGAACGAGCGCTCGCTCTCCACCCTGAAGCCAAAGCGGTCCTGTTGATCAATCCCACCTACTACGGTGTAGCGGCCCATATCAAGGAGATCGTCGATACCGTCCATGCTCACGGTATCCCCGTGTTGGTGGATGAAGCCCATGGAGTGCATACGCATTTTCATGAGGGGCTTCCTCTTTCTGCGATGCAGGCCGGAGCCGACATGGCCGCCACCAGTATGCATAAATTGGGCGGATCGCTCACCCAGAGCTCCGTCCTCAATTTGAAAGAAGGACGAGTCAATCCCCGGCGGGTGCAGTCAATCATCAGTATGTTGACGACCACCTCCACTTCTTATTTGTTGCTGGCTTCATTGGACGCCGCCAGGCGCTATCTGGCCATCCATGGACATGAACGGCTGGAAGCGACGCTAGCCTTAGCCAAAAACGCCCGCCGCCGCATCAATCAAATCCCCGGTTTCCACTGTGTCGGACGGGAAATTTTAGGTGAAAAAGCCACTTATGATATGGATGAAACCAAACTGATCATCCATCTTCACGGCTTAGGAATCACCGGCTACGATGCGGAAAAATGGTTGCGACACCACCACAACATCGAAGTGGAATTGAGCGATCTTACCAACATCCTCTGCTTGATCACACCTGGAGATGATGAATCCAGCATCAATATCTTGCTGCAGGGACTAACGGCGCTGTCGCAACAATTTTACGACCCTGCGCGAAAAAACGGCGGCCCTGTCCGGACCCCGGAGATTCCGCAACTGGCGCTCTCCCCCCGGGATGCGTTTTACGCCGATACGGTTGCCGTTCCTTTTACACAGTCCGAAGGACGTATTATCGCTGAATTCATCATGATCTATCCCCCCGGAATCCCGGTGTTACTTCCCGGTGAACGGATCACCCGAGACAACATCGATTACATCCGTGAACACATGGAAGCCGGCCTTCCGGTTCAAGGACCGGAAGATCCCAAGATTCAGATGGTGCGGGTGATTAAATAAAAATTACTAAACAAAGCAAGTTAGAGGCGCGATCTTCGTTTTCGCGTCTCTTTTTCATTCTGTGAGAAGCATTTCGTCATCTTCAAACCCAATTAGCGGGCCAACGGGTAGCCATTGGTTGAAGCCTCTTTGGTTGAAGCAGTAACCATAAAGAATTACAAGAATGATTAAATATGAGTAAAAAATATTTCTTTTGTAGGAGGAAAACGTCGGAATCCGTCGAAAATAAATCTTTGCCTTAATGTGAGGTGAATTTTTCATTTCTTGATGCTGGAATTAAAAATAACAATGTTGGATTTAGAGGTGATAAAAGGAAAATAAAAACCAATCTCAATCAATCTTACCCAGTCTCATCCATCAGTCACAAAAAAATCGAGAGGAGAACAGATACTTGTCTAATACTGTGATGAAACGACTGTCTTGGATTTCGATTATCGTCATCATCGCACTGGCCGGAGCTACCCTGCTTCCGGATTATTCCAAGGCATATGCTGCAAGTAAAGCCGCAGAGGAACGAAAAAACCAAAAGCATGAGATTGCCGGAATGCGAACGGAAAATTCCAAAACCTACATCAAGGGCGATAATACATATGTTTTGGAAGAGTACCTGGAACCAATTCATTTTAAGGAAGATGGAAAATGGCAAGAGATTGACAACGAAATCCAATCCGTCACCTCCAATGACGCGATGGATGAAGGTCTCATCTATGAAAACAAAGCCAACAGCTACCGTGCTGGCTTTGCCGCCAATAGTGGAGCGGATCCCCTCCTGCGCTTTCAACTGGACCATGCCGCAGTTCAGTTTTCACTGGTCGACGGCGAAGCGGTAAAAGCAGAGAAAAAGGAGAATCAAATTGCTTACAACAACGTCTATCCTGATACCCATCTCGTCTACTATACCGATAACACCGGGGTTAAAGAAGAATGGGTTCTCGACAAATACCACGGACAGTCTAAATTGACGATGGCTTTTGAAACCGACAGTGTTGAAGCAAAAAAACAGAAAGACGGTTCCATTGACTTTGTCAATGAGAAAGGAGAAGCCCTTTTCTCTATCTCCCGCCCCTTTATGGTGGATAAAAACCTGCTTTACTCTGGAGATGTTCAATTTACCCTCCGGGAAGAGAAGGGTCAAACCTATCTCGACTTGGAGTTGGATGAAAAGTGGCTCAAAGATCCAGACCGTTCCTATCCGGTGACGGTGGACCCCTCCCTGATCGTACAAGGTTCCGACAAAACAAAGGACACCTTTGTCGGGGAGAAGGAACCCACTCGTAACTTTGGTACCCTTACCTATTTCACTGTTGGCAACAATCCTGACCACGGGAGAAGCCGTGCCTTACTGAAGTTTGAGCTACAACCGATCCTCAGCAATGCAACCATCACCTCAGCCAAACTGAGCGTCTACCAGACCAATGCTTCATCCGTGTCACAACGGGAAAATCTGCACCCGATCATTACGGATTGGTCTGAAACCGGGGCAACTTGGAACAACCAACCTCAGGTGAGAGATGCCATCGCCAACCAAACCGTAACCGATGCCGGTTGGTATGATTTCTTCCTGACCGCCCTAGTCCGTGACTGGTACAGTGGAAAAACCGCAAACTATGGCGTTTCCATTCGTCATGCTACGGAAACCAATGATCGCAAGTCCTATTTTTCCAGCGAGTATGCGGCTGATCCGACCCGAAAACCCAAGCTAACGATTACCTATACCATCGATCCCTTGGGCAAGGAAGAGTTCTGGACCACTGCAGCTTCCAATGTAAATACCTATAACGGAAATTTCTTCTTGGAGGAAACGGATGTCAGCATCGCTGGGCGTGGTATTCCAGCAACGGTGGAACGGGCGTACAATAGCCGCTCATCCGAAAAAGGGATCTTCGGCTACGGTTGGACCTCCAACTTAGAACAGCGCATCACTGATAACGGCCATGGCCCCCTGCTTTACACCGATGGGGACGGAACCACCCATACCTTTATTTCCAACGGTGATGGCACTTATCAGGCGCCACCGGGAATCCACTTTGAGCTGACGAAAAAAAGCGGCTACACCTTGGAGGATAATGACCAGACGAACTATCAGTTTAACACCGCTGGTCGTCTTACCTCGATCACCGATGCCAATAACAACAAGACGACCATCAGCTATACGGGAAACAATCCCACCAGTATCACTGATACATCCGGACGTAAAGTCAATCTTACGTTCAACACCAGCAACCATGTCACTAAGGTAACCAACCCAGCCAATCGCACAACGGAATACACCTATGACACTGCCGGCAACCTCAAGACCGTAACCAAGAAGGATGCTGGCGATAATACCTTATCCACTATCACTTACGGGTACGACGCCGATCACAATCTGACGTCGATCAAGGATGCCAACGGCAACGATAAAACGGTAGAATACGACAGCGAAGATCGGGTGAAGCAGCTTTCCCAACCCGTCACCATTGATGGAGAGAAAAAAGAGGCCACCACATCATTCCAGTACGATGCCATAAACAAAATCACGACCGTCACCAACCCTAAGGGAACCAAGACTGTTTACACCCATAACGAATATGCCAACGTCGTCCAAATCACCCAGGATCCTAACGGGTTAAACATCAAACAAACCTTTACCTACAACGACAAAAACGAACTAATCAGCGAGAAGGACGCTAATGCCAATGCCAACAACAGCGACGCCACCTACAACTATACTTACGATGATAACGGCAACCTAACCAGCGTTACCAACCCGTTAAATGAGAAATCGACGACGGAATACGATGAAAACAATAACCCGATTAAGGAGACGGACCCGGAAGGAAACACCACCACCAACGAATATGATGATAACGGCAATCCCACTTCCACCACAGATCCAGTGGAGAAATCTTCCGCCACCCTCGTGGATGATGTTGGCAATGTGATTGAAGAGACCACCGCCATGAGCCCAGGAGTGAATCTGGCCCGTAACGGTAGCTTTGAAAAGGGAAGCAGCAGCTTACCGGATGGATGGTACCAATTCCCGTCTACTTCAACCGCTGTCCACTGGGCCAACGGTGGGCTGACGGCCAACGGGATCACCTTGGGTGAAAAGAAGATCGAGATCGTGAACCCGACTGAAGATACCCTGATCGGCAGTGGTAGTAACTATACGATTCCCTATGATTCCAATCAAACCTACTTTGCCAGTGGGATCGTCCAGACAGCAAACGCCCAGGGAAAAGCCGGCATTCAGATTACGGGTTATGATAAGGACAACAACATCACCGGCCGAATCAAATCTAACGAAATCAGCGGAACCCAGGGACCCATCCGTTTACATGCAGTGGCGGAAGCAGGAGCGTTTGATCCGGAAAACACGATCAAGCTTCGAGTACGGGCCTATGCTTTCCACAATAACGGCCAAACTGCGGGAACCTATCGTTTTGACGGCTTGCAGCTGGAGGAAGGATTCCTCGGCGGGTACAACCTCCTGGAAAACTCCGGTATGGAACGGCCTAACGCCCAGAACGCCACTATTCCCGACAGTTGGTTTATGTCTCCCTAAACCACAAATCAGGACACCCTAGTAACCACCGATGCCCACACGGGGCAACGATCCGTTCGATTGGTTGGAGCATCTGGGGTATACAAGTCGATCTACCAGGATATCCCCGTCAAAGGAAGTGCGGGAGCGGTCTTTACCATCTCTGGCTTTTCCAAGGTGGAAAATCCCAATCCTAATGGTGGTATCTACGGCTATATTGTTAGAACCTATCTGGGTTCGACA
This window harbors:
- a CDS encoding aminotransferase class I/II-fold pyridoxal phosphate-dependent enzyme; amino-acid sequence: MTYNQFETPLFTHLQRHAQKNPTPFHIPGHKKGKGMDPEFRRFIGERALSIDLINIEPLDDLHHPDGVIREAQELAAQAFGADHTFFSVQGTSGAIMTMVLSVCHPGDKIIVPRNVHKSVLSAIILAGGHPVFVHPEMDERLGIAHGVTRPEVERALALHPEAKAVLLINPTYYGVAAHIKEIVDTVHAHGIPVLVDEAHGVHTHFHEGLPLSAMQAGADMAATSMHKLGGSLTQSSVLNLKEGRVNPRRVQSIISMLTTTSTSYLLLASLDAARRYLAIHGHERLEATLALAKNARRRINQIPGFHCVGREILGEKATYDMDETKLIIHLHGLGITGYDAEKWLRHHHNIEVELSDLTNILCLITPGDDESSINILLQGLTALSQQFYDPARKNGGPVRTPEIPQLALSPRDAFYADTVAVPFTQSEGRIIAEFIMIYPPGIPVLLPGERITRDNIDYIREHMEAGLPVQGPEDPKIQMVRVIK
- a CDS encoding DNRLRE domain-containing protein, giving the protein MSNTVMKRLSWISIIVIIALAGATLLPDYSKAYAASKAAEERKNQKHEIAGMRTENSKTYIKGDNTYVLEEYLEPIHFKEDGKWQEIDNEIQSVTSNDAMDEGLIYENKANSYRAGFAANSGADPLLRFQLDHAAVQFSLVDGEAVKAEKKENQIAYNNVYPDTHLVYYTDNTGVKEEWVLDKYHGQSKLTMAFETDSVEAKKQKDGSIDFVNEKGEALFSISRPFMVDKNLLYSGDVQFTLREEKGQTYLDLELDEKWLKDPDRSYPVTVDPSLIVQGSDKTKDTFVGEKEPTRNFGTLTYFTVGNNPDHGRSRALLKFELQPILSNATITSAKLSVYQTNASSVSQRENLHPIITDWSETGATWNNQPQVRDAIANQTVTDAGWYDFFLTALVRDWYSGKTANYGVSIRHATETNDRKSYFSSEYAADPTRKPKLTITYTIDPLGKEEFWTTAASNVNTYNGNFFLEETDVSIAGRGIPATVERAYNSRSSEKGIFGYGWTSNLEQRITDNGHGPLLYTDGDGTTHTFISNGDGTYQAPPGIHFELTKKSGYTLEDNDQTNYQFNTAGRLTSITDANNNKTTISYTGNNPTSITDTSGRKVNLTFNTSNHVTKVTNPANRTTEYTYDTAGNLKTVTKKDAGDNTLSTITYGYDADHNLTSIKDANGNDKTVEYDSEDRVKQLSQPVTIDGEKKEATTSFQYDAINKITTVTNPKGTKTVYTHNEYANVVQITQDPNGLNIKQTFTYNDKNELISEKDANANANNSDATYNYTYDDNGNLTSVTNPLNEKSTTEYDENNNPIKETDPEGNTTTNEYDDNGNPTSTTDPVEKSSATLVDDVGNVIEETTAMSPGVNLARNGSFEKGSSSLPDGWYQFPSTSTAVHWANGGLTANGITLGEKKIEIVNPTEDTLIGSGSNYTIPYDSNQTYFASGIVQTANAQGKAGIQITGYDKDNNITGRIKSNEISGTQGPIRLHAVAEAGAFDPENTIKLRVRAYAFHNNGQTAGTYRFDGLQLEEGFLGGYNLLENSGMERPNAQNATIPDSWFMSP